Proteins from a genomic interval of Pseudodesulfovibrio nedwellii:
- the kdsB gene encoding 3-deoxy-manno-octulosonate cytidylyltransferase codes for MSEFPECHGIIPARYESSRFPGKPLVEIKGMPMFWHVYSRAAQCPQMTSVTLATDDARIFEAAEKLNVPVVMTRTDHSSGTDRVLEAARKLNIDSEAVVVNIQGDEPCLEPIMLTELVTPFTDCTVRVTTLATAIGEDEALSPDRVKVVRAKNGRALYFSRSLVPHDRDEKMHGFLLHIGLYAFRMEALERFGSLEPSPLEQREKLEQLRLLEDGIDIYVTETRHTCHGVDRPNDLATVKNILEND; via the coding sequence ATGAGCGAATTTCCCGAATGTCACGGCATAATCCCGGCGAGGTATGAATCCTCCCGCTTTCCCGGCAAACCTCTGGTTGAAATCAAAGGCATGCCCATGTTCTGGCACGTCTACTCCCGGGCCGCACAATGTCCTCAAATGACAAGCGTTACCCTAGCAACTGACGATGCTCGCATATTCGAGGCAGCCGAAAAATTAAACGTGCCGGTCGTCATGACCCGGACCGACCATTCCAGCGGAACGGATCGGGTATTGGAAGCCGCACGGAAGCTCAACATCGACTCCGAGGCCGTGGTGGTCAATATTCAGGGCGATGAACCGTGCCTGGAACCGATTATGCTGACCGAACTTGTAACTCCTTTCACTGACTGCACCGTCCGAGTGACCACTCTGGCGACAGCAATAGGTGAAGACGAAGCCCTCTCCCCCGATCGGGTGAAGGTTGTTCGAGCAAAAAATGGACGAGCACTCTACTTTTCTCGCTCCCTCGTCCCCCATGATCGCGATGAAAAAATGCACGGATTCCTTCTCCACATTGGGCTGTACGCATTCCGCATGGAGGCTCTGGAGCGGTTCGGCAGTCTCGAACCAAGCCCATTGGAACAACGTGAAAAGCTGGAGCAACTCCGTCTGCTTGAAGACGGTATCGATATTTATGTGACTGAGACAAGGCACACCTGCCACGGCGTGGACAGGCCCAACGATCTCGCAACTGTGAAGAACATTCTGGAGAACGATTGA